A part of Leishmania braziliensis MHOM/BR/75/M2904 complete genome, chromosome 30 genomic DNA contains:
- a CDS encoding putative 40S ribosomal protein S30 has product MGKIHGSLARAGKVKNQTPKVAKQEKPKQPRGRALKRLKYTKRFLAKAVKPGEKVHMNKQPPGKAG; this is encoded by the coding sequence ATGGGTAAGATCCACGGCTCCCTCGCCCGTGCGGGCAAGGTCAAGAACCAGACCCCCAAGGTCGCTAAGCAGGAGAAGCCGAAGCAGCCTCGTGGCCGTGCGCTGAAGCGCCTGAAGTACACGAAGAGATTCCTGGCGAAGGCGGTGAAGCCTGGCGAGAAGGTGCACATGAACAAGCAGCCCCCGGGCAAGGCCGGGTAA
- a CDS encoding putative 40S ribosomal protein S30, whose protein sequence is MGKIHGSLARAGKVKNQTPKVAKQEKPKQPRGRALKRLKYTKRFLAKAVKPGEKVHMNKQPPGKAG, encoded by the coding sequence ATGGGTAAGATCCACGGCTCCCTCGCCCGTGCGGGCAAGGTCAAGAACCAGACCCCCAAGGTCGCTAAGCAGGAGAAGCCGAAGCAGCCTCGTGGCCGTGCGCTGAAGCGCCTGAAGTACACGAAGAGATTCCTGGCGAAGGCGGTGAAGCCTGGCGAGAAGGTGCACATGAACAAGCAGCCCCCGGGCAAGGCCGGCTAA
- a CDS encoding putative 40S ribosomal protein S30, with protein MKHRLLLPFFTSTVPLLCHLRFPQYPLQLLIFIIMGKIHGSLARAGKVKNQTPKVAKQEKPKQPRGRALKRLKYTKRFLAKAVKPGEKVHMNKQPPGKAG; from the coding sequence ATGAAGCACCGCTTACTCTTGCCTTTCTTCACGTCTACTGTCCCTCTGCTTTGCCATCTTCGTTTTCCTCAATATCCTCTACAGCTCCTCATTTTCATCATCATGGGTAAGATCCACGGCTCCCTCGCCCGTGCGGGCAAGGTCAAGAACCAGACCCCCAAGGTCGCTAAGCAGGAGAAGCCGAAGCAGCCTCGTGGCCGTGCGCTGAAGCGCCTGAAGTACACGAAGAGATTCCTGGCGAAGGCGGTGAAGCCTGGCGAGAAGGTGCACATGAACAAGCAGCCCCCGGGCAAGGCCGGCTAA
- a CDS encoding putative nuclear movement protein, which translates to MSLVGSQEGLTDLIPCNEQCGGDYTLYTFGQSEKEVTITVPLAPGTRGKSLCVDLKPKYLQIEVPSKGTILAGELYKPISVHDSTWCIQDGRELVVVLAKTNIQYEEWWPHVVTGERQIDFKTLKPPSIRFSDLDSGAQATVAKMMHEQHQKREDHRLANA; encoded by the coding sequence ATGTCTCTTGTAGGTTCCCAGGAAGGGTTGACCGACCTGATTCCGTGCAACGAGCAATGCGGCGGCGACTACACGCTGTACACCTTTGGACAAAGCGAAAAGGAGGTGACAATCACTGTTCCTCTAGCACCAGGCACTAGAGGGAAGAGTCTCTGTGTCGATCTTAAGCCGAAGTACCTGCAGATCGAGGTTCCCAGCAAAGGTACCATATTGGCAGGTGAGTTGTACAAGCCGATTAGCGTCCATGACAGCACATGGTGTATTCAAGACGGGAGGGAGCTGGTCGTAGTTCTCGCGAAAACCAACATACAATACGAGGAGTGGTGGCCGCACGTCGTGACCGGTGAGCGTCAGATCGATTTCAAGACGTTGAAACCACCATCGATTCGGTTTTCAGACCTTGACAGCGGTGCTCAGGCAACAGTAGCCAAAATGAtgcacgagcagcaccaaAAACGAGAGGATCACAGGCTTGCGAATGCCTGA
- a CDS encoding putative CDC16: protein MDAICVLRENALRLVSGGQPMSALHLVEMLCELQPNSDENRSLKIRCLYELHEFDSVLKLAKQMTFAYDQNSEVFLLAVKAAFELGDLKTCVQHAMTLINADSSKVVAMCFVAKAAELSGDPAKAVHFYKMALEADPFCGEAFSALTERHLLDHWEILELIDSLRIPPEIEVYRSSLKARIGCDYITSGISGVPRTLVLLAGAKKEYERNNLRQALSLTTEILEMEPYHRQTLCLHLCILVDSKATPLLFEKAHFLSKNKCYTELAVYAIGCFYYSLSNYERAGRYFSRASELDCYFAEAWIAYGHCYAKLEEGEQALNVYRRAMNFFPGLSVCCTYVGMQYSRVNQRSVARCFFEESLRKNPVDSLVLNELGVLALAEDNPKQALGLFQKAYDSLPNRENPSEHSDCILFNLATMYRKLRQYEAAIDYYNQYVRSRPNASHGHCALGFTYHLSGNIKAAISCYHTAESIKPDSFCRDLLRRALELDFGIRGRLSWDSERPYSSFSPGEVSFSTVSRRLRSESTDADSVTASPPPSVGRSLDFQPQ from the coding sequence ATGGACGCTATTTGTGTTCTGAGAGAAAATGCACTTCGTCTAGTTTCAGGTGGGCAACCCATGAGCGCGCTTCATTTGGTCGAAATGCTCTGCGAGCTGCAGCCGAATAGCGACGAAAACCGCTCCTTGAAAATTCGATGTCTTTATGAGCTGCATGAGTTTGACAGTGTGTTGAAGCTGGCCAAGCAGATGACTTTTGCATACGATCAAAACAGCGAGGTATTTTTGCTAGCTGTAAAGGCCGCCTTCGAGCTTGGGGATCTCAAAACGTGCGTCCAGCACGCAATGACTCTCATTAACGCTGATTCATCGAAGGTAGTTGCGATGTGCTTTGTAGCCAAAGCTGCTGAGCTTTCCGGCGACCCCGCGAAAGCTGTGCATTTTTACAAAATGGCACTTGAAGCTGACCCATTTTGTGGCGAGGCATTCAGTGCACTGACAGAGCGTCATCTTCTAGATCACTGGGAAATACTGGAGCTTATCGATTCACTCCGCATACCACCTGAGATTGAGGTTTATCGAAGTTCTCTGAAAGCACGCATTGGCTGTGATTATATCACATCTGGTATCAGCGGTGTGCCTCGGACGCTCGTGCTTCTTGCTGGAGCGAAAAAAGAGTATGAGCGCAATAATTTGCGCCAGGCGCTCTCGTTGACAACAGAAATTCTGGAGATGGAACCGTATCACCGCCAGACATTGTGTCTGCATCTATGCATCCTTGTTGATTCAAAGGCAACACCACTGCTTTTCGAAAAGGCGCACTTTCTTTCCAAAAACAAATGTTACACAGAGTTGGCAGTGTACGCAATCGGCTGTTTCTACTATTCACTATCGAACTACGAGCGAGCGGGACGGTACTTTAGCCGAGCAAGTGAACTCGATTGCTATTTCGCTGAAGCGTGGATAGCATACGGCCACTGCTACGCGAAGCTGGAAGAGGGTGAACAAGCATTGAATGTCTATCGCCGTGCCATGAACTTTTTCCCCGGACTTAGCGTCTGCTGCACGTACGTTGGTATGCAGTACAGTAGGGTTAACCAGCGCTCTGTTGCACGCTGCTTTTTCGAGGAGTCACTGCGAAAAAACCCTGTCGATTCACTTGTGCTGAACGAGCTTGGCGTTCTGGCGCTCGCAGAAGATAATCCAAAGCAAGCACTTGGGCTGTTTCAAAAAGCGTACGACAGTCTTCCGAATCGAGAGAATCCATCTGAACACAGTGATTGCATCTTGTTTAATCTGGCCACTATGTACCGCAAGTTACGACAATACGAAGCTGCTATTGATTACTACAATCAATACGTCAGAAGCCGACCAAACGCCAGCCACGGTCACTGTGCTCTTGGCTTCACATATCATCTCTCAGGAAACATCAAGGCTGCTATCAGCTGCTATCACACAGCCGAGAGCATCAAGCCAGACTCGTTTTGCCGAGATCTACTGCGGAGAGCACTTGAACTTGACTTTGGAATTCGCGGAAGGCTTTCGTGGGATTCTGAGAGGCCATATTCATCCTTCTCGCCTGGAGAAGTCTCTTTTTCCACGGTTTCGCGAAGGCTTCGGTCCGAGTCGACTGATGCAGACAGCGTAACCGCCTCACCACCTCCTAGTGTCGGTCGAAGCTTAGATTTTCAGCCACAATGA
- a CDS encoding putative co-chaperone GrpE — translation MRALSLRTGLAARASGVFTSLRWCSTAAESEKPAEVEKEVPSVATEEVVSAAAVKDLEKELDASKAKIEELKKEILYRAADAENARRIGREDAEKAKLYGISSFGKDMLEVADTLEKGVEAFAAFSEAELNENKMLRSIFTGVKLSHKVLLKNLGKHGIEKMGVTVGTKFDPNLHDALVSTSATEKAPVDTISNVLKDGYTLKSRVLRAAQVSVSQHP, via the coding sequence ATGAGGGCTCTGTCGCTACGAACAGGACTTGCCGCTCGCGCTTCCGGAGTGTTCACCAGTCTGCGGTGGTGTTCTACTGCGGCCGAGTCTGAGAAGCCAGCTGAGGTGGAGAAAGAAGTACCAAGCGTTGCCACCGAAGAGGTCGtatccgctgctgctgtcaagGATCTGGAGAAGGAGCTTGATGCTTCGAAGGCTAAGATTGAGGAACTCAAGAAAGAGATCCTTTACCGTGCAGCGGATGCTGAAAACGCGCGCCGCATCGGTCGCGAAGACGCTGAGAAGGCAAAGCTTTACGGTATAAGCTCATTTGGTAAGGATATGCTGGAAGTTGCAGACACGCTTGAGAAGGGTGTCGAGGCATTTGCTGCCTTTTCAGAGGCTGAGCTGAATGAAAATAAGATGTTGCGCTCCATTTTCACCGGTGTTAAGCTCTCGCACAAGGTTCTCCTCAAGAATCTTGGCAAACACGGTATTGAGAAAATGGGCGTCACGGTGGGTACCAAATTTGACCCCAACTTACATGATGCGCTTGTGAGCACCTCGGCCACGGAAAAGGCACCTGTCGACACAATCTCAAATGTTTTGAAAGATGGTTACACTCTCAAGAGTCGTGTTCTTCGTGCAGCGCAGGTCAGCGTTTCCCAACACCCGTAA
- a CDS encoding heat shock protein grpe: MIVRFSRRLIINDTLVLCSTRVIPLALSIPLLFQLSTTDSFLEHIPRDQHKIMYRRVGTHVTPLLCSCCLIQRKCATQDGATTLSVVDLKTKYEVLRAQLCESKKQIQQLQSENLYTAASCENIRKATQEQAKQAHNDAVRSFAQDMLDVCDALQVVTRKVGEYRQRNSSIPQSEASILTGVMLIEEVALKVLKRYGVTQMNTVVGAPFDEAKEEKIFTVPSTLSLQEGSVAEIVKKGYHMNESVLRRAEVGLSEDP; this comes from the coding sequence ATGATAGTGAGATTCAGCCGCAGACTAATTATTAATGATACCCTGGTTCTGTGCAGCACTCGCGTGATCCCACTTGCACTCTCAATTCCACTTTTGTTTCAACTTTCTACAACTGACTCCTTTTTAGAACACATTCCTCGAGACCAGCACAAGATAATGTACAGACGAGTGGGGACACATGTGACGCCTCTGCTCTGCTCATGTTGCCTAATACAAAGGAAATGCGCTACCCAGGATGGTGCAACCACCTTATCTGTTGTGGATCTCAAGACTAAGTACGAAGTCTTGAGGGCACAGCTTTGTGAAAGCAAGAAACAAATTCAGCAACTTCAATCGGAAAATCTGTACACTGCTGCTTCGTGTGAAAATATTCGGAAGGCCACCCAGGAGCAAGCAAAGCAGGCGCATAATGACGCAGTAAGATCTTTTGCACAGGATATGCTGGATGTTTGCGATGCCCTGCAAGTAGTTACAAGAAAAGTGGGGGAATACAGACAGAGGAACTCTTCCATCCCCCAAAGCGAAGCTTCGATCCTCACTGGTGTGATGCTCATTGAGGAAGTGGCGCTGAAGGTTCTGAAGCGGTATGGGGTGACACAAATGAATACCGTGGTTGGTGCCCCATTTGACGaggcgaaggaagagaagatcTTTACAGTTCCATCTACTCTTTCTCTTCAAGAAGGCAGTGTTGCTGAGATTGTGAAAAAAGGTTACCACATGAACGAGTCAGTTTTGCGGCGTGCGGAAGTTGGATTGAGCGAGGACCCCTAA
- a CDS encoding sulfate transporter-like protein — MWKTTVMKYVYRFVPVSRWCHILTPEIILSDGIAGFIVGVMIVPTCLSWSSLAGLPFSCGLIAALVASFSYGTFGQCASLSIGPVAEITTLLISIPGIPVAERQDTFQSLGLQVGILSMALSFVDCGTVIKTIFAKAVGDGYTCAAALLAISAQLKVIFNVVPEDKGYGNLINTLIALGSQGSSKSFYCFVIFMVYCTYLIQIKKARRLPLWIPHQLIVVVVSILLTWGFRLDQKLDLAIVRDIPAILSWPRFPPMDNLIGLGPYTLAITVISFVQMYVVAQRVMPNVDPNTELFAGGITNLLVNVMSGMPVSNSFSCSSVLIEQHVITPLTAYATGGVVLITILFLTRIGVFYYLPKQALAAIIISSVWRLVNFSGPVQLWRYSRKDAGVWVLTFLLTVLGGITIGVLSGIAFSLILVVLRIARPRAVSVGFNVQTFHYGDIRKDPELLVYPNILMWRFDAPLYFINIGYFKERLMAAIAAEVRPIDVVLVTCGKVVDIDAAALASLPIILEDTSKSDPTRPRRIILTDIHGRLEKVLLDSAALPIYVPEEYDGISIEQITTSGKFPVVFRKLEDAIAFGQRCISERYGNVDTAPYPNVAFLTDVVMQAARLPTGDDRVPPLLSLLEAADATSASGCGTAVAAAPRGLNASHIMVTAPSVAPPSPNQAEERRGKAARAEASVSSPHPPHTTITSSASSSEEAMSDDEDDGDGGVPPQQQQDNLVRHLATLKKLSTYSPDRQLVGVLGVIRHGEVTPKQKKKLLFNDPTLLRLAFQGRDLRRTKRSVDELAEFFVAVERLLWELPTSAVSAAGSADILDVSILGTACSLPSRISKATAESWARVLSIVRSRPDGLKVQIKARVTTVSGAASFDGSGQTSPQKYLHYSSSAWRRAGSGGTGSRYSSGSGSADDVLGEPTAGLLVVKWGGVLTKSGILQAHVMGEKLFARFYAAGDLPLRRLVQFTCQPLVTASDENRVVNTALVVANALTHASGVTVRRCDIVLNDNLTKTLGSVAKRLLREEHRYFESLLHIESAAAARHFFHIPGFRQLLSIPSLDRFRGWVGSEHDDDCGDGEESNNGMARRMSETMSHHSENREASGPSGLPPPSLRRRSERAGGRGNSRNVQIYGAQDTGFPHGSRVFSTSESPLQRPNYNVLRQEEFHTPYEVLQELKELMSILSTLEFPEYLAKAPLSNHETLQELQQRYEALLHNFEGAKRRIRSSYRRSENMRCPGGSRTPVTLEAKYGRAARPAVASAGLDEDPEQQILLEAIEETGGSSDEDGLRAQLVEDPELDPSVPLRRDPSEFHRSPIGASLSFPPMFASSEGGACGAQCDQGGYGHSTLPAQQRTTSGRGNAGLTRPRPLNKAFGPTYAPFKDGDGHGSNGFGVSGAAPRFDVSDVSKLRDYGSYDVAYNLPLVLQLHASVQEPAVAFQLRRFARTLQRFAEITEYMSRIGENVLVGVNSSKRFIIGSLVSDGLLRRLHNDFHDLATVDEERGVQELLLKAQAQYMAENGGVEQDVRHMIGLFSRLPCWSTKKRGVRASEHEGSAWRNDPWAHETPQEREFRLRVPFISLPKQEAWAHAAAADFAKCTRLYFTTYLHVEGVLQCLFESVTVEGFSRPSKEEMEATHQLYMRHLIFKIFRRRNVSYTDAEVTEAMRRLHLLFRSGVDYDKQQRELRRGLAAIYHAMYYVSMEVYLSLGDVDEAQTAIMEEFPLFSLHLTNSSEEGGNPQSATGTAASGGNGEDGEELAEAMAAAGGGSMAAASVHHSTSLLPPFAACSGTRCLSSGPASYSPAAAGGNSAEAFTGLARSPVYAQYLVAPSNTPEATVASVSDGGGSVALVVTSPASFSDAAAHPAAGSGAESDSGDNGPLNPVHRRGPNLSTFALAPPPQREPKGRSRPMTAASTNTKGSVKEATVLVTPEAGRRTAVIQGMKHRVSNVTPMRRIHEGLSLNDFVLLMKEVESAVRSQTASSSSAHETSR, encoded by the coding sequence atgTGGAAGACGACGGTGATGAAGTACGTCTACCGATTTGTGCCCGTCTCGCGATGGTGCCACATCCTCACGCCAGAGATCATTCTCAGTGACGGCATCGCCGGCTTCATTGTGGGCGTCATGATTGTGCCGACCTGTCTCTCGTGGTCCAGTCTCGCGGGTCTGCCGTTTTCGTGTGGTCTTATCGCGGCCCTTGTTGCCTCCTTCTCATACGGTACGTTTGGCCAGTGCGCATCGCTGTCGATAGGCCCGGTGGCGGAGATCACGACGCTGCTCATCTCCATCCCAGGTATCCCGGTCGCGGAGCGCCAGGACACATTCCAGAGCCTCGGTCTGCAGGTGGGTATTTTGAGCATGGCGCTTAGCTTTGTGGACTGCGGCACTGTCATAAAGACCATTTTTGCCAAGGCTGTCGGCGACGGCTATACATGCGCCGCGGCACTGTTGGCCATCTCAGCACAGCTGAAGGTGATATTCAATGTCGTGCCAGAGGACAAGGGCTACGGCAATTTAATCAACACTCTCATCGCGCTTGGGTCTCAGGGGTCTTCGAAAAGCTTCTACTGCTTTGTTATCTTTATGGTGTACTGCACTTACTTGATCCAGATCAAGAAGGCCAGGCGACTGCCCCTCTGGATCCCGCACCAgctcatcgtcgtcgtcgtttcCATCCTCCTGACATGGGGCTTCCGGTTGGATCAGAAGCTGGACCTGGCAATCGTGCGCGACATCCCGGCTATCCTGAGCTGGCCGCGCTTTCCGCCGATGGATAACCTCATCGGCCTGGGGCCCTACACGTTGGCCATCACTGTGATCAGCTTTGTGCAGATGTacgtggtggcgcagcgagtGATGCCAAATGTAGACCCCAACACAGAACTCTTTGCCGGCGGCATCACCAACTTGCTTGTGAACGTCATGTCTGGTATGCCGGTGTCGAACTCGttcagctgctcctctgtGCTGATTGAGCAGCACGTGATTACACCACTGACGGCCTACGCTACCGGTGGTGTTGTCCTAATCACCATTCTTTTCCTCACCAGGATCGGTGTCTTCTACTACCTACCGAAGCAGGCGCTGGCTGCGATTATCATTTCAAGTGTGTGGCGCCTTGTGAACTTCTCTGGGCCGGTGCAGCTATGGCGCTACAGCCGTAAGGATGCCGGGGTGTGGGTACTGACGTTTCTGCTGACTGTGCTCGGCGGCATTACCATTGGTGTGCTGAGCGGCATTGCGTTTTCTCTCATCCTGGTGGTGCTCCGCATTGCGCGGCCGCGTGCGGTGAGCGTCGGATTCAATGTGCAGACATTTCACTACGGCGACATCCGCAAGGACCCAGAGCTGCTCGTGTACCCGAATATTCTGATGTGGCGCTTCGATGCCCCGCTGTATTTTATCAACATCGGCTACTTCAAGGAGCGTCTCATGgccgccatcgcagcagAGGTGCGACCTATCGATGTTGTTCTGGTGACATGTGGAAAGGTGGTCGACATCGAcgcggctgcgctggcgtcgctgccTATCATCCTCGAGGACACCTCGAAGTCTGACCCAACACGACCACGACGCATCATCCTGACGGATATCCACGGGCGACTGGAGAAGGTCCTCCTCGACTCGGCAGCCCTGCCCATTTATGTACCCGAGGAGTACGACGGGATCTCGATTGAGCAGATCACGACCTCCGGTAAATTCCCTGTCGTCTTCAGGAAGCTGGAGGATGCGATTGCGTTTGGGCAGCGGTGCATATCGGAGCGCTATGGCAACGTGGACACCGCCCCGTACCCCAACGTGGCCTTCTTGACCGACGTCGTGATGCAGGCGGCACGACTGCCGACAGGAGACGACCGCGTGCCACCTTTACTGTCGCTTTTAGAGGCAGCGGATGCCACCTCAGCTTCGGGATGCGGcaccgcagtcgcagcagcgccgcggggCCTGAATGCATCGCACATTATGGTCACGGCGCCCAGCGTGGCCCCGCCTTCCCCCAACCAAGCCGAGGAACGTCGAGGCAAGGCAGCGCGTGCCGAAGCCTCCGTTTCCTCCCCGCACCCGCCACACACCACCATTACTTCCTCTGCAAGCTCATCGGAGGAGGCTATGAGCGATGATGAAGACGATGGGGACGGTGGAGTTCCACcccagcagcaacaggaCAACCTTGTGCGTCACCTTGCCACACTGAAGAAGCTCTCCACATACTCGCCCGATCGACAGCTTGTTGGCGTGCTAGGCGTCATTCGTCATGGTGAGGTGACACCcaagcagaagaaaaagcTGCTCTTCAACGACCCGACTCTGCTGCGGTTAGCCTTCCAAGGGCGTGACCTGCGCCGGACGAAGCGCAGTGTTGATGAGCTGGCAGAGTTCTTTGTGGCGGTCGAGCGGTTGCTCTGGGAGTTGCCGACCTCAGCTGTGAGCGCGGCGGGGTCCGCTGACATTCTGGATGTTTCGATACTTGGTACTGCCTGCAGCTTGCCAAGCCGAATTTCCAAAGCCACGGCAGAGAGCTGGGCGCGCGTCTTGTCCATTGTCCGCAGCCGCCCAGATGGGCTCAAGGTCCAGATCAAGGCACGTGTGACGACCGTCTCGGGTGCTGCCTCGTTTGACGGGAGCGGACAGACCTCCCCTCAGAAGTACCTGCACTACAGCAGTAGTGCATGGCGGAgagccggcagcggcggcacaggAAGTCGTTATAGCAGTGGTAGCGGTAGCGCGGACGACGTCTTGGGCGAGCCGACGGCGGGCCTGCTCGTGGTGAAGTGGGGCGGTGTATTGACCAAGTCCGGGATCCTACAAGCGCATGTGATGGGTGAAAAGTTGTTCGCGCGGTTTTACGCCGCAGgcgacctgccgctgcgtcgcctcGTTCAGTTCACGTGTCAGCCGCTGGTAACGGCGTCAGACGAGAACCGGGTTGTGAACACGGCGCTTGTCGTGGCCAATGCCCTCACGCATGCCTCCGGCGTGActgtgcgccgctgcgacaTTGTGCTCAATGACAACCTCACCAAAACGCTGGGGTCAGTTGCGAAGCGCCTACTCCGGGAGGAGCACCGGTACTTCGAGTCGTTACTTCACATCGAgtctgccgcagccgcacgtCATTTCTTTCACATTCCAGGcttccgccagctgctgtcgATCCCGTCGCTGGACCGCTTTCGTGGCTGGGTAGGCAGCGAGCATGACGACGACTGTGGCGATGGTGAAGAGAGCAACAATGGGATGGCACGCAGGATGAGTGAAACGATGAGTCACCACTCTGAGAACCGCGAGGCTTCGGGGCCGAGTGGTCTGCCTCCGCCGTCCTTGCGCCGTCGCAGCGAGCGGGCTGGCGGCCGAGGCAATTCTCGCAACGTTCAGATTTACGGTGCTCAGGACACCGGCTTTCCACACGGCAGCCGTGTCTTTTCCACCTCAGagtcaccgctgcagcggcccAACTACAACGTCCTCCGGCAGGAAGAGTTCCACACGCCGTATGAGGTACTGCAGGAACTGAAGGAGCTCATGTCAATCTTGTCCACGCTCGAGTTCCCGGAGTATCTCGCCAAGGCACCGCTGAGTAACCacgagacgctgcaggagctgcaaCAGCGCTACGAGGCGCTGTTGCATAACTTTGAGGGAGCCAAACGCCGAATTCGTAGCAGCTACCGCCGCTCCGAGAACATGCGGTGCCCCGGTGGCTCGCGGACACCTGTGACCCTAGAGGCGAAGTACGGGAGGGCAGCGAGACCAGCAGTAGCGTCAGCAGGACTTGATGAGGATCCGGAGCAGCAGATACTTCTGGAGGCTATAGAGGAGACCGGTGGATCGTCCGACGAGGACGGGCTCCGTGcgcagctggtggaggaCCCTGAGCTGGATCCCAGCGTGCCCCTGCGGCGCGACCCCTCGGAGTTCCACCGGTCGCCGATAGGAGCAAGTTTATCGTTCCCCCCGATGTTTGCCTCGAGCGAGGGGGGCGCATGTGGAGCGCAGTGTGACCAAGGTGGTTACGGCCACTCTACGCTACCCGCGCAACAGCGAACGACGAGCGGTCGCGGCAACGCCGGTCTGACGCGGCCGAGACCGCTTAACAAGGCTTTTGGGCCCACCTACGCTCCTTTTAAGGATGGCGATGGCCACGGAAGTAATGGCTTCGGTGTGTCGGGTGCCGCCCCGCGCTTCGACGTGAGCGACGTGTCGAAGCTGCGAGACTATGGTTCCTACGACGTGGCGTACAATCTCCCTCTCGTGCTACAGCTGCACGCGTCGGTGCAGgagccggcggtggcgtttCAGCTGCGTCGCTTCGCCCGTACCCTGCAGCGCTTTGCTGAGATCACCGAGTACATGTCGCGTATCGGCGAGAATGTACTAGTGGGGGTAAACAGTAGCAAACGCTTCATTATCGGCTCACTGGTCAGTGATGGGCTACTACGGCGGCTGCACAATGACTTCCACGACTTGGCCACGGTGGATGAGGAGCGCGGTGttcaggagctgctgctcaaggcgcaggcgcagtaTATGGCGGAGAACGGAGGTGTCGAGCAGGATGTTCGCCACATGATTGGCCTCTTTTCGCGTCTCCCCTGTTGGTcaacgaagaagaggggagtgaGGGCGAGCGAACATGAAGGCTCTGCTTGGAGGAATGACCCCTGGGCACACGAGACCCCGCAGGAGCGTGAGTTCCGGCTTCGCGTTCCCTTCATTTCTCTCCCCAAGCAAGAGGCGTGGGCACatgccgcggcagccgacTTCGCGAAGTGCACACGCCTGTACTTCACCACTTACCTTCACGTCGAAGGCGTTCTGCAGTGCCTTTTCGAGAGCGTTACCGTCGAGGGCTTCAGCCGACCCAgcaaggaggagatggaggcgaCCCACCAGCTCTACATGCGCCACCTTATCTTCAAGATTTTTCGTCGCCGCAATGTGAGCTATACCGATGCGGAGGTGACGGAAGCCATGAGGCGTTTGCACTTGCTCTTCCGCTCAGGTGTAGACTAcgacaagcagcagcgagagctgcgccgcggcctcGCCGCCATCTACCACGCAATGTACTACGTATCGATGGAGGTTTACCTCTCTCTTGGCGACGTCGATGAGGCGCAGACGGCCATTATGGAGGAGTTTCCACTCTTCAGCCTGCACCTTACTAacagcagcgaggaaggTGGCAACCCCCAAAGTGCAACCGGCACAGCGGCCAGTGGTGGGAACGGCGAGGATGGTGAAgagctggcggaggcgatggcagcagcaggcggcggcagcatggcggcagcgtcggtgCACCACTCGACCTCACTTCTGCCCCCCTTCGCGGCATGCAGTGGGACCAGGTGCCTCAGCAGTGGGCCGGCGTCGTACtcccctgctgcagctggcggaaACTCCGCGGAGGCGTTCACCGGCCTTGCTCGCAGTCCCGTATACGCGCAGTATCTCGTCGCCCCATCCAACACCCCAGAAGCAACGGTGGCGTCGGTCTCGGATGGCGGTGGGTCAGTGGCATTGGTGGTAACGTCGCCGGCCTCGTtctccgacgcagcggcgcatcCCGCAGCCGGCAGCGGAGCCGAGTCGGACTCAGGTGACAACGGACCACTGAACCCTGTGCATCGACGTGGCCCCAACCTATCGACGTTTGCCctagcaccaccgccgcagcgtgaGCCGAAGGGGCGATCTCGACCCATGACAGCGGCGTCCACAAACACGAAGGGCTCAGTCAAGGAGGCGACAGTTCTCGTGACGCCAGAGGCCGGACGTCGGACAGCGGTGATCCAAGGGATGAAGCACCGCGTCTCGAATGTGACGCCGATGCGTCGCATTCACGAGGGGCTGAGTCTGAACGACTTTGTGCTTCTCatgaaggaggtggagagtgCCGTGCGTTCACAGAcagcctcgtcctcctcggcacACGAGACGTCTAGGTAA
- a CDS encoding putative 4-methyl-5(beta-hydroxyethyl)-thiazole monophosphate synthesis protein, producing the protein MIDVLSRGAMKVTLASVMESKCITLAHGTNVKCDVLVGEVSASDYDAVLLPGGMPGAVHLSNSVALKKILQEMRMGKKLYGAICASPAVVLAPMGLLEGVESVTCYPGFEERLPSSVSYSTSAVVKSGNCLTSRGPGTAIYFGLAAVSVLKSPDLAEQLAKAMLVDQTKEMGDVRAIERT; encoded by the coding sequence ATGATTGATGTCCTTTCCCGAGGCGCGATGAAGGTCACTCTTGCTTCGGTGATGGAGTCGAAGTGCATTACCCTAGCTCACGGAACGAATGTGAAGTGCGATGTTCTGGTTGGAGAAGTCTCTGCATCGGACTATGACGCGGTGCTCCTTCCCGGTGGCATGCCAGGAGCCGTGCATCTCAGCAACAGTGTGGCGCTGAAGAAGATTCTGCAGGAGATGCGGATGGGGAAAAAACTGTACGGCGCAATCTGCGCTTCTCCCGCCGTCGTCCTTGCCCCCATGGGGCTGTTGGAGGGTGTGGAGAGCGTCACTTGCTATCCCGGCTTTGAGGAGAGGTTGCCCTCTTCTGTCAGTTACTCCACGAGTGCTGTGGTAAAGTCGGGGAACTGTCTCACCAGCCGCGGTCCTGGCACCGCCATCTACTTTGGGCTCGCTGCTGTTTCGGTTCTCAAGTCACCTGAcctggcggagcagcttgcCAAGGCCATGCTTGTAGATCAAACCAAGGAGATGGGCGACGTGCGCGCCATCGAGCGAACTTAG